AACACAAAAAAACTCGATCCCTTACTAGATAAGGAATCGAGCGAATCTTTACAGAGTAAAGAATTATTTTACTGTTACTGAAGCGCCAACTTCTTCTAAAGCAGCTTTTAAAGCTTCTGCTTCATCTTTAGAAACGCCTTCTTTAACTGGTGCAGGAGCGCCATCAACTACTGCTTTAGCTTCTTTCAAGCCAAGACCAGTTGCTTCACGAACTGCTTTGATAACTTTAACTTTTTGGTCTCCAGCTGCAGTTAATTCTACAGTGAATTCAGTTTGTTCTTCGCCAGCTGCTGCTGGTCCTGCTGCTGCTGCTACAGGAGCTGCTGCAGATACGTCAAATTTTTCTTCAATAGCTTTTACTAAGTCGTTTAATTCTAAAATAGTTGCGCCTTCTAATTCTGCAACAATGTTTTCAATGTTCAATGCCATTATGGTTTCCTCCGTTTTAATAATTCATTATTTTTTAGTTTAGTTTGTTACTAGGCTGCAATTATGCAACTTCTTCTTCTTTTTCTGCCACTGCTTTGACAGCGTAAGCCACTTGTCTGACTGGCGCTTGCAATACAGATAATAGCATAGAAAGTAGTCCATCGCGACTTGGAAGTTTTGCTAAAGATGTCATTTCTTCTACTGAAGATACTTTACCTTCAATAACGCCACCTTTGATTTCCAATGCTTTGGCAGTACTTGCAAATTCGTCGATGATTTTAGCAGGTGCTACTACATCGTCGTTACTGAAAGCGACTGCTGTAGGTCCTGTAAATACTTCGTCCAAACCTTCTAGTCCAGCTTTTTTAGCTGCACGTGAAAGGATAGAGTTTTTGATAACTTTCATTTCAACATTTGCATCACGCAATTGTTTACGTAAGCTAGTTACTTCCTCTACAGTTAAACCACGGTAGTCAACAATGACTACAGAAGCTGCTGCTTCGAATTTAGCTGTTGCTTCTTCGACTAAGGTTTCTTTTTTAGCGATTGCTGCTTCACTCATTTATTTTCACCTCCTGATTATTGATGGGTAGAGCTCAATTGTTGTGATTGAAGATAAGTACAGGCTCGCTTCGCTCGTGATGAAACTACCGTCGCTTTGCTCCTCTAGTACTGTTCAACATCAATTTTTATGAAAAATTGTGTTTCACAGCAAACAAACTCCATGCCACCGTTGACATAGAGGGACGTAATTGTATGTATCAACAATTGTCCTCGGTAGGAAATTAAGACTTGCGTCACCTACTGTCTTCGGTACAGTTAATTATTAACCTCAACTACCTTACCATGGGGAAGGTAGTTGAGTCAATAATTTTTTTAAATTATTCAGCTTTTCTTTTGATCTAGTTCCATAGACCAGATTGCTCGGCAAATAGATAAACTTCCTTCAAAGATAAAAATCATCTTTGAGTAAGTTTCCTAATTTGCTCACAATCTAACCGGTCTATTACACTTTTCAAATTAAAATGAAGCTTGGTCAACGTGGATTCCAGGTCCAAATGTAGTTGTTACTGAAATGTTTTTGATATATTGACCTTTTGCTGCTGATGGTTTAGCTTTCAACAATACATCGTTGATTGTATTGAAGTTTTCTAGTAATTTTTCATTATCGAATGAAACTTTACCGATTGGTACGTGGATGTTTCCAGCTTTGTCAACACGGTACGTTACTTTACCAGCTTTTACTTCATTAATAGCTTTTGTTACGTCCATTGTTACAGTACCAGTTTTAGGGTTAGGCATAAGACCTTTAGGACCTAAGACACGACCTAATTTACCAACTTCAGCCATCATGTCTGGAGTTGCTACAACTACGTCAAACCCAAACCAGCCACCTTGGATTTTTTGAACCATGTCAGCGTCACCTACGTAATCAGCACCAGCTGCTTCAGCTTCTTTGGCTTTATCGCCTTTAGCGAAAACTAAAACGCTTTGTGTTTTACCAGTTCCGTTTGGTAATACTACTGCACCACGGATTTGTTGGTCTGCTTTTTTAGGGTCTACATTTAAACGGTAAGCAACTTCAACAGTTGCGTCGAATTTTGCAATATTTGTGTCTTTAGCCAAAGCGATCGCTTCTGCTACAGGGTAAACTTTTGTTGCTTCAACTTTTTTTAATGCATCTTGCATTTTTTTGCTTTTTTTAGCCATTTTGTTTCCTCCTTGATTGTGGTTATAACGGTCGAACCTCCCACGTAATTCATAT
The Enterococcus silesiacus DNA segment above includes these coding regions:
- a CDS encoding 50S ribosomal protein L1, coding for MAKKSKKMQDALKKVEATKVYPVAEAIALAKDTNIAKFDATVEVAYRLNVDPKKADQQIRGAVVLPNGTGKTQSVLVFAKGDKAKEAEAAGADYVGDADMVQKIQGGWFGFDVVVATPDMMAEVGKLGRVLGPKGLMPNPKTGTVTMDVTKAINEVKAGKVTYRVDKAGNIHVPIGKVSFDNEKLLENFNTINDVLLKAKPSAAKGQYIKNISVTTTFGPGIHVDQASF
- the rplL gene encoding 50S ribosomal protein L7/L12 (present in two forms; L12 is normal, while L7 is aminoacylated at the N-terminal serine; the only multicopy ribosomal protein; 4:1 ratio of L7/L12 per ribosome; two L12 dimers bind L10; critically important for translation efficiency and fidelity; stimulates GTPase activity of translation factors), yielding MALNIENIVAELEGATILELNDLVKAIEEKFDVSAAAPVAAAAGPAAAGEEQTEFTVELTAAGDQKVKVIKAVREATGLGLKEAKAVVDGAPAPVKEGVSKDEAEALKAALEEVGASVTVK
- a CDS encoding 50S ribosomal protein L10; protein product: MSEAAIAKKETLVEEATAKFEAAASVVIVDYRGLTVEEVTSLRKQLRDANVEMKVIKNSILSRAAKKAGLEGLDEVFTGPTAVAFSNDDVVAPAKIIDEFASTAKALEIKGGVIEGKVSSVEEMTSLAKLPSRDGLLSMLLSVLQAPVRQVAYAVKAVAEKEEEVA